One Porphyromonas pogonae genomic region harbors:
- a CDS encoding nucleoside kinase, with protein MEMITLFCKNLQRYDDFPIGSSLQEIASYYESQLGFKPINAQVNNKTTCLVAKMYEPADILFIGLAHESGMRTYMRSLSFVLSKAVEDVLPGSHLYIEHSLARGYYCEIRNSHEVTPEDVLLVKNRADEIIKQDSPFVTHMVRTEIAVEIFKAQNLLDKCNLLETIGAPYTEYVELDGYIDYYYGCLVPSTGYLKVFDFIPWGNGALMQLPQSSNPLCIEEAIPQPMMGKVFEEQNKLLKMFGAKYVGSLNKLIEKREIDMAVQVAEAVQEKQIAGIAAEIARRYTESGARIILISGPSSSGKTTFCKRLMIQLVTNYLRPHGISLDDYFVDRELTPKDDLGEYDFESLHALDLPFLNQQVKEILNNEEVTVPSFDFEQGKRIFKNKKLKLGTGDVLVMEGIHALNPDLLPDIPVESTFKIYVSALTGIALDSHNRIPSTDNRLIRRMVRDSKYRGYSAIDTIARWPSVRRGEEKWVFPYQENADAMFNSAMLYELAALRPYAEPLLLEVPCNVPEYAEAQRLLRFLAYFRFIPNRLMPNVSLIREFLGGSTFRY; from the coding sequence ATGGAGATGATCACCTTATTCTGTAAGAACCTTCAAAGATATGATGATTTTCCTATAGGCAGTAGTCTGCAAGAAATAGCATCCTATTATGAGTCACAACTGGGGTTCAAACCTATTAATGCTCAAGTCAATAATAAAACAACCTGTTTAGTTGCAAAGATGTATGAGCCTGCCGATATTTTATTTATTGGTTTGGCTCATGAGAGTGGTATGCGCACTTATATGCGCTCTCTTAGCTTTGTCCTCAGCAAAGCGGTGGAGGATGTTTTGCCCGGTAGTCATCTGTATATAGAGCATTCTCTGGCCAGAGGATATTATTGTGAAATACGTAATTCGCATGAGGTCACTCCTGAGGATGTTTTGTTGGTCAAAAACAGAGCGGACGAGATTATAAAGCAAGACTCTCCCTTTGTTACACATATGGTGCGTACTGAAATTGCTGTAGAAATATTCAAGGCTCAAAATCTTTTAGACAAATGCAATTTGTTGGAAACGATAGGGGCGCCCTATACAGAGTATGTTGAGTTGGACGGATATATCGACTACTATTATGGTTGTCTTGTGCCTTCTACGGGGTATCTCAAGGTATTTGATTTCATTCCATGGGGCAATGGAGCTTTGATGCAACTCCCGCAAAGCTCTAATCCTCTCTGTATTGAAGAAGCCATACCGCAACCCATGATGGGAAAAGTATTCGAAGAGCAAAACAAACTGCTCAAGATGTTTGGAGCCAAATACGTAGGCTCACTCAATAAACTCATCGAAAAGCGAGAAATAGATATGGCGGTGCAGGTAGCTGAGGCTGTACAGGAGAAGCAGATTGCGGGTATTGCCGCTGAGATAGCACGGCGATACACAGAGTCCGGAGCGCGCATTATTCTTATTTCGGGACCATCCTCATCGGGCAAAACTACTTTTTGCAAAAGGCTTATGATCCAGCTTGTCACAAATTATCTGAGGCCTCATGGAATTTCGCTTGATGATTATTTCGTGGATAGAGAGCTTACTCCCAAAGATGATCTGGGTGAGTATGATTTTGAGTCGCTACATGCTTTGGATCTTCCATTTCTAAACCAACAGGTCAAAGAGATATTGAACAATGAGGAAGTCACCGTACCCTCATTCGATTTCGAACAGGGTAAAAGAATATTCAAGAATAAAAAGCTCAAACTTGGAACAGGGGATGTGCTTGTCATGGAGGGTATTCATGCTTTAAATCCTGATTTATTACCGGACATCCCCGTGGAATCCACCTTTAAGATTTATGTAAGTGCACTTACAGGCATAGCTCTTGATTCGCACAATAGAATCCCAAGTACTGATAATAGACTTATCCGTCGTATGGTGCGCGACTCCAAATATCGAGGATATTCTGCCATTGATACTATTGCTCGTTGGCCTAGTGTGAGGAGAGGGGAAGAGAAATGGGTTTTTCCGTATCAGGAAAATGCTGATGCGATGTTCAATAGTGCCATGCTTTACGAATTGGCCGCTTTGCGCCCGTATGCAGAGCCTTTGTTGCTTGAAGTCCCCTGTAATGTGCCGGAATATGCGGAGGCTCAACGCTTGTTACGCTTTTTGGCTTACTTCCGCTTTATCCCCAACAGGCTTATGCCCAATGTATCTCTTATCAGAGAGTTTTTGGGAGGAAGCACTTTTAGATATTAA
- a CDS encoding GNAT family N-acetyltransferase — MAVEIKIVSDKSDMKKFVKFNIDLYKNNPYHVPGLIDDELMTLDKDKNPAFEFCESIYFLAYRNGQIVGRIAGIINHKANETWNQNNARFGFVDFINDNEVVDALFRAVSDWAKEKGKDMLQGPMGFTDMDHEGMLIEGFDQLGTLATIYNYAYYPKQLERIGFIKDQDWKEYKIYVPNEIPEKHLRISNLVREKYGLKTKKFKTRKEIMPYAHKIFKTLNQAYSVLYGFSELTEAQIDYYVKIYIPMVRLDYVTTIIREQDDEVVGFAITLPNLSKALKKARGSLMPFGFAHLLKAMYGRNKVVDLYLIGVIPEYQNKGVNALLFDDLIPIYQKNGIVYAESNPELETNTAVQMQWNYFERKHHKTRRAYIKRI; from the coding sequence ATGGCAGTAGAAATCAAGATTGTATCGGATAAGTCCGACATGAAAAAGTTTGTAAAATTTAATATTGATTTATATAAAAACAATCCTTATCATGTACCCGGCCTCATCGATGATGAACTCATGACTCTGGACAAAGATAAGAATCCGGCATTTGAATTCTGTGAGTCAATCTACTTTCTGGCATACAGAAACGGCCAAATAGTAGGGCGTATAGCAGGTATCATCAATCATAAAGCCAATGAAACATGGAACCAAAACAACGCACGTTTTGGCTTTGTTGATTTTATCAATGACAATGAGGTAGTAGATGCTTTGTTCAGAGCAGTATCGGACTGGGCCAAAGAAAAAGGCAAAGATATGTTGCAAGGACCTATGGGATTTACGGATATGGATCATGAGGGTATGCTTATCGAAGGCTTCGATCAGCTAGGTACACTTGCTACGATATACAACTATGCTTACTACCCCAAACAGCTGGAACGCATAGGGTTTATAAAAGATCAAGACTGGAAAGAGTATAAAATATATGTACCCAATGAAATTCCTGAAAAGCATTTAAGGATTTCTAACCTGGTAAGGGAAAAGTACGGATTGAAAACAAAAAAATTCAAAACCCGTAAAGAGATCATGCCTTATGCCCACAAGATATTCAAGACTCTCAATCAAGCTTACTCTGTGCTATACGGGTTTTCGGAGCTAACGGAGGCGCAGATCGATTATTACGTTAAGATTTACATCCCTATGGTGCGTTTGGATTACGTAACTACTATCATACGAGAGCAAGATGATGAGGTTGTGGGTTTTGCCATTACTCTACCCAACCTAAGCAAAGCACTGAAGAAGGCACGGGGAAGTCTTATGCCCTTTGGCTTTGCCCACCTCCTCAAAGCGATGTATGGTCGTAACAAGGTAGTAGATTTATATCTCATAGGAGTAATCCCTGAGTATCAGAACAAAGGTGTAAATGCACTTCTTTTCGATGACTTGATTCCGATTTACCAAAAGAATGGCATTGTGTATGCTGAGAGCAACCCCGAGCTTGAAACAAATACCGCCGTGCAAATGCAATGGAACTATTTCGAGCGTAAGCACCATAAGACAAGAAGAGCGTATATCAAAAGAATATAA
- a CDS encoding YceI family protein, translating into MKNKIGLLSIMVLILLITGCNSKNKKNGVQGTDSVAVTQVESTHEININTVYSAIHWKGFKPGGSHHGTLKLKEGKAYYQGDSLVGGYAVVDMKSLKVEDLEGEDAEKLRGHLLSQDFFDADQYPQARFEITSISRKTADTLDLSGNLTIKDVTKNISFPVGIGDKTIDKNKVFCAFAAPFTINRVDWNVKYGSKNVFKNLGDKFIDDGIEISIDLQSNPVD; encoded by the coding sequence ATGAAGAATAAAATAGGATTGCTATCGATAATGGTATTGATATTGCTAATCACAGGTTGTAATAGCAAGAATAAGAAAAATGGTGTGCAAGGAACCGACTCTGTAGCTGTAACTCAGGTAGAGAGCACTCACGAGATAAACATTAATACAGTATATTCTGCTATTCACTGGAAAGGATTCAAACCCGGAGGTAGCCATCACGGCACACTCAAGCTCAAAGAAGGTAAAGCCTATTATCAAGGTGATAGTCTTGTGGGTGGTTATGCAGTAGTAGATATGAAAAGCCTTAAAGTGGAAGATCTGGAAGGTGAAGATGCGGAGAAGCTCAGAGGCCATTTGCTGAGCCAAGACTTCTTCGATGCTGATCAGTATCCCCAAGCACGTTTTGAGATTACCTCTATTTCCCGCAAGACGGCTGATACTCTCGACCTATCTGGCAATCTGACTATCAAGGACGTTACAAAGAATATTAGTTTTCCCGTAGGTATTGGCGATAAGACTATCGATAAGAACAAAGTTTTCTGTGCTTTTGCGGCTCCATTCACGATCAATAGGGTGGACTGGAATGTCAAATACGGATCTAAAAATGTATTTAAGAACCTTGGGGATAAATTTATTGATGATGGTATTGAAATTAGCATAGATTTACAAAGTAATCCTGTAGATTAA
- a CDS encoding DNA topoisomerase IV subunit B produces the protein MEQQPISYIDSDIKTLEWDEHIRRRPGMYIGKLGDGTHADDGIYVLLKEVLDNSVDEYIMGAGKVIEITIQDGEVTVRDHGRGIPLGKLVDATSKMNTGGKIDSKAFKKSVGLNGVGIKAVNALSTLFEVTVWREGLMKKVTYSHASLLDETQPIPMDVPSGTQVRFHPDALLFKNYQYREDYVVNMIKNYTFLNTGLTIIFNGKKFISKNGLVDLLEENMTGEALYPIIHFKDSDIEVVITHTQQYGEEFYSFVNGQNTTQGGTHLTAFRENVARAIKEFYSKNFEYSDIRSGMAAAISIKVEEPVFESQTKTKLGSKDMGPNGPSIQKFIGDFLKERLDNYLHIHTETAEQMLQKIQASERERKAMSGVTKLARERAKKANLHNKKLRDCTIHLNDPKAKEPERTSIFITEGNSASGSITTSRDPNYQAVFSLRGKPLNSYGLTKKIVYENEEFNLLQAALNIEDGLENLRYNRVIIATDADDDGMHIRLLLITFFLQFFPDLVRKGHVFILETPLFRVSLPKEDKKSHRFLNATAAVPKNKRKPVKKEVEVTDAPTESSIYCYSEAEKNEALARLGKKAHITRFKGLGEISADEFKDLITEENIRLEQIQMKKEDNLAQLLMFYMGKNTPERQNFIIDNLVVDE, from the coding sequence ATGGAACAACAACCAATCTCTTACATTGATAGTGATATAAAGACACTGGAATGGGACGAGCACATTCGCAGGCGACCCGGTATGTACATTGGCAAATTGGGGGATGGCACCCATGCTGATGACGGAATCTATGTACTACTCAAAGAAGTTCTCGACAACTCTGTAGACGAGTATATCATGGGAGCAGGCAAAGTCATTGAAATCACCATACAAGATGGTGAAGTGACTGTGCGAGATCATGGGCGTGGTATACCTCTGGGTAAACTGGTAGATGCTACAAGCAAAATGAATACCGGGGGAAAGATAGATTCCAAAGCGTTCAAAAAATCAGTAGGTCTCAACGGCGTTGGTATCAAAGCAGTAAATGCACTATCTACCCTATTTGAAGTCACAGTATGGCGTGAAGGCCTGATGAAAAAAGTAACCTACTCGCATGCTTCTTTGCTGGATGAAACTCAGCCAATACCAATGGATGTTCCTTCAGGTACGCAAGTAAGATTTCACCCGGATGCTTTGTTGTTCAAAAATTACCAGTATAGAGAGGACTATGTAGTGAATATGATCAAAAACTACACATTCCTCAATACCGGACTTACTATCATATTCAATGGCAAGAAGTTTATATCCAAAAACGGACTTGTGGACTTACTTGAGGAGAATATGACCGGCGAAGCCTTATACCCGATCATTCATTTCAAAGATTCGGATATTGAAGTTGTGATAACTCACACGCAGCAATATGGTGAAGAGTTTTACAGCTTTGTCAATGGACAAAATACCACTCAAGGAGGTACTCATCTTACTGCATTCAGGGAAAATGTAGCACGAGCCATTAAGGAGTTTTATAGTAAAAACTTTGAGTATAGCGATATCCGTAGCGGCATGGCGGCTGCGATAAGTATCAAAGTAGAGGAACCCGTCTTTGAAAGTCAAACCAAAACTAAACTCGGGTCGAAAGATATGGGGCCTAACGGGCCTTCGATTCAGAAGTTTATAGGAGATTTCCTCAAAGAACGCCTCGATAACTACCTGCATATCCATACGGAAACTGCAGAGCAGATGCTACAAAAGATACAAGCCAGCGAAAGAGAGCGCAAGGCCATGAGCGGCGTAACCAAACTCGCAAGAGAAAGAGCAAAAAAAGCTAATCTGCACAACAAAAAATTGCGAGACTGTACCATACATCTCAATGATCCTAAAGCGAAAGAACCTGAACGAACGAGTATCTTTATTACAGAGGGTAATTCGGCCAGTGGATCTATAACAACTAGCCGGGATCCCAATTACCAAGCAGTTTTTAGCCTTCGAGGCAAACCTCTCAATAGCTATGGCCTGACCAAAAAGATTGTTTACGAAAACGAAGAATTCAATCTGCTCCAGGCAGCACTCAATATCGAAGACGGGTTGGAGAACCTCCGTTATAATAGAGTGATCATAGCTACCGATGCTGATGACGACGGTATGCACATACGGTTACTCCTCATCACCTTCTTTCTCCAGTTTTTCCCAGATCTCGTGCGCAAGGGACATGTATTTATTTTGGAAACACCTCTATTCAGAGTGAGTCTGCCCAAAGAGGATAAGAAATCTCACCGTTTTCTCAATGCTACCGCTGCAGTGCCCAAGAACAAGAGAAAACCGGTAAAAAAAGAAGTAGAAGTAACAGATGCACCTACCGAGAGCTCAATATATTGCTACAGCGAGGCAGAAAAGAATGAAGCTCTAGCGCGGTTGGGCAAAAAGGCTCATATCACCCGATTCAAAGGTTTGGGAGAGATATCTGCTGATGAATTTAAGGACTTGATCACCGAAGAAAACATCAGATTGGAACAAATACAGATGAAGAAAGAAGACAATCTGGCTCAACTACTCATGTTCTACATGGGCAAGAATACGCCGGAAAGACAAAACTTCATTATAGATAATCTTGTTGTAGACGAATAG
- a CDS encoding GLPGLI family protein, with translation MNKHILFIALLGLSVSCLYAQQPKIQGAGNMSLDPAKVSILDHAKYRVYYDMKRQPDAQSDHKISGLCMLQVGDSVNKFWDYNQYRRDSIYDVGVTEKKSVLELMPIMQDKALRNRFSPIVFLNRTSNLTNVYISIGLNDYTYSEKTPTQQWTLAPGDSIIAGYKCKKATTAFRGRDYVAWYTEEVELPFGPYLFGGLPGLIFKLTDTHGHYDFTLAGLEVIKGNDPIYMSDGKWKSVTRQDAMKAEKNYCADPVKSLIARGVIIDKETQASVPPKPYNPIELQ, from the coding sequence ATGAACAAACACATTCTTTTCATTGCTTTATTAGGCTTGTCAGTGTCGTGCTTATATGCTCAGCAACCCAAAATACAGGGGGCGGGCAACATGTCATTGGACCCTGCCAAAGTATCAATATTGGATCATGCCAAATACCGTGTATATTATGATATGAAGAGGCAACCTGATGCACAATCAGATCACAAGATATCAGGACTATGTATGCTACAGGTGGGAGACTCGGTGAATAAATTCTGGGATTACAATCAGTACAGACGCGATTCTATCTATGATGTAGGTGTTACAGAGAAGAAGTCTGTGCTAGAGTTGATGCCCATCATGCAAGATAAGGCCTTGAGAAACAGATTTAGCCCCATTGTCTTCTTGAATCGAACTTCAAATTTAACTAACGTTTATATCAGTATCGGTCTGAACGACTATACCTACTCAGAAAAAACACCCACGCAGCAGTGGACACTGGCGCCTGGCGATAGCATCATAGCCGGGTACAAATGTAAAAAGGCTACGACTGCTTTTCGTGGAAGAGACTATGTGGCATGGTACACAGAGGAGGTAGAGCTACCATTTGGCCCTTACTTATTCGGCGGATTGCCTGGACTTATTTTTAAACTAACCGATACCCATGGCCACTATGACTTTACGCTGGCAGGACTGGAGGTCATAAAGGGCAATGACCCTATCTATATGTCCGATGGAAAATGGAAAAGCGTGACACGACAAGATGCCATGAAGGCAGAGAAGAACTACTGTGCCGATCCGGTGAAGTCCCTTATTGCTCGTGGCGTGATCATAGACAAAGAGACCCAAGCCTCCGTCCCACCCAAACCATATAACCCCATAGAGCTACAATAA
- a CDS encoding CvfB family protein, with protein sequence MEDNNKTAYRLGKMNQLEVLRLVSIGAYVDGGNGAEILVPKKYLPDDIESGDLLDVFIYHDNEGRLIGTTLHPVAEVGDAALMTCVGTTDAGAFMDWGIHKDIFVPFKEQKTLIHEGDEFVVYLYIDLISRKIVGSTKINKHIGNLIPDYKPGAAVKAIVYEKNEVGFKVIVDSKYKGIIYRNECPMPLNIGAELTAYVVRMREDDKLDLSIKPVGYDKVSSGSDKLMRLLHRNGGTLPIGDKSDPDQIEALTGMSKKTFKMVAGALYKQKIVEIEPFSIKIIN encoded by the coding sequence ATGGAAGATAATAATAAAACAGCCTACCGGTTGGGCAAAATGAATCAACTGGAAGTATTGCGCCTCGTATCTATTGGGGCATATGTTGACGGGGGTAACGGGGCGGAGATTTTGGTACCTAAGAAATATCTTCCCGATGACATAGAGAGTGGTGACCTTTTGGATGTGTTTATCTATCATGACAATGAGGGCCGCCTTATTGGAACTACCCTGCACCCTGTCGCCGAAGTAGGCGATGCCGCCCTGATGACTTGCGTGGGCACCACTGATGCCGGGGCTTTTATGGACTGGGGGATTCATAAGGACATCTTTGTCCCGTTCAAAGAACAGAAGACTCTGATCCATGAAGGTGATGAGTTTGTCGTTTACCTTTATATTGATCTCATAAGCCGTAAGATCGTAGGATCTACCAAAATAAACAAGCACATCGGCAACCTTATACCCGATTATAAGCCGGGAGCCGCTGTAAAAGCCATCGTGTATGAAAAGAATGAGGTCGGATTCAAGGTAATAGTCGATAGTAAATATAAAGGTATCATCTATCGTAATGAATGCCCCATGCCTTTGAATATAGGAGCCGAGCTAACGGCATATGTGGTGAGAATGCGAGAAGACGATAAGCTCGATCTTTCGATAAAGCCCGTAGGATACGACAAAGTGAGTAGCGGAAGTGACAAGCTGATGCGACTGTTGCACCGCAACGGTGGTACGCTTCCCATCGGAGACAAGAGTGATCCGGACCAAATAGAAGCTCTTACCGGGATGAGTAAAAAGACATTCAAGATGGTTGCCGGAGCTTTGTACAAACAAAAGATCGTAGAGATAGAGCCCTTTTCCATTAAAATCATTAATTGA
- a CDS encoding PDZ domain-containing protein, translated as MKRLGLFFFMLLTGLTLLQAQIPSNEVCRVGMSFQRSNMTGWGFDMPVVISVLPNSAADKAGIKVHDIIEKINDISTVGLNEQQVELLLKGGADIRLLTISNLTGKHMERFLSKDCKPKNTLTEAQLAEGFAFYSLEDMNERRLTYPFLFQTDKTFNPSHLHTFTFSQVDADISDRDAKIADILREQLEEVGLKEVSTGADIIVDCFYSLQSNKDITVIPEAPMRSWRYDFDNKEMVDLPLIPLGVPAVAAPYHLEFTVRMLSGKNPKVELWKCTSQELLSEPMPLETYAEYTVPAMMLQFPFIRQAVKPAYRFGIHRYNAMGLLFDSFDLSKIVDVEPDSPAFKAGMRDGDKIVKINGVEIKQSSPVALSNDYINFVNQTNKYRDMRNEFTNSSQVKHCRYWDKERYEQIAKAFDSNKYSPVFSYLFSFRPYVNPQGHTEAVVEFERDGQTYTVLVTPKLMDESVILPD; from the coding sequence ATGAAAAGATTAGGACTATTCTTCTTCATGCTATTGACGGGGCTTACGCTCCTGCAAGCCCAAATACCGAGCAATGAAGTATGCCGTGTAGGGATGAGCTTCCAGCGAAGCAACATGACCGGATGGGGATTTGACATGCCCGTGGTAATATCGGTACTGCCCAATAGCGCAGCCGACAAAGCCGGCATTAAGGTACATGACATCATTGAAAAGATCAATGACATATCCACCGTTGGTCTCAACGAGCAGCAGGTAGAGCTTCTTCTCAAAGGAGGAGCTGACATCAGGCTACTCACAATATCCAATCTCACAGGCAAGCATATGGAACGATTCTTGTCAAAAGACTGCAAACCCAAGAATACGCTCACGGAAGCGCAGCTGGCAGAAGGGTTCGCTTTCTATAGCTTGGAGGACATGAATGAGCGCAGACTTACTTATCCGTTTCTTTTCCAAACGGACAAAACATTCAATCCGTCTCATCTTCATACATTCACTTTCTCACAAGTCGATGCCGATATATCGGATAGAGATGCCAAGATTGCCGATATTCTCCGAGAGCAACTCGAAGAAGTGGGGCTCAAAGAAGTCTCCACGGGAGCCGATATCATAGTCGATTGTTTCTATTCCTTGCAATCCAATAAGGATATCACTGTTATACCTGAAGCTCCTATGCGATCATGGAGGTATGACTTTGACAATAAGGAGATGGTGGATTTGCCACTCATCCCACTGGGCGTGCCTGCTGTAGCTGCACCTTACCACCTTGAGTTTACCGTGAGGATGCTCAGTGGTAAAAATCCTAAAGTCGAACTGTGGAAATGTACATCGCAGGAGCTGCTATCAGAACCTATGCCTCTGGAGACGTATGCTGAGTACACTGTGCCCGCTATGATGCTGCAATTTCCTTTCATTCGTCAGGCAGTGAAGCCGGCTTATCGCTTCGGCATACATCGCTACAATGCCATGGGACTCCTTTTTGATTCTTTTGACCTTAGCAAAATCGTAGATGTGGAGCCTGATTCACCTGCATTCAAAGCCGGGATGAGAGATGGTGACAAGATTGTAAAGATCAATGGTGTGGAGATTAAACAATCGTCGCCTGTGGCATTATCCAATGACTATATCAACTTTGTGAACCAAACGAACAAGTATAGAGACATGCGCAATGAGTTTACCAATAGCAGTCAGGTCAAGCACTGTCGTTACTGGGACAAGGAACGCTATGAACAGATAGCCAAGGCTTTTGACAGCAACAAGTACTCCCCCGTGTTCTCTTACCTCTTTTCATTTAGACCATATGTCAATCCGCAAGGCCATACAGAGGCGGTGGTAGAGTTCGAGCGTGACGGGCAGACGTATACCGTACTCGTAACTCCTAAGCTGATGGATGAATCCGTAATATTACCCGATTAA
- a CDS encoding CinA family protein — protein MADQLLLQKLIQLLSARHLTIAVAESCTGGLVSSMLTDVAGVSKVYKGSIVAYHNDIKERVLGVDRHDLDKYTAVSQPVAMQMAQNVRLLMSADIGLSTTGYAGPSTDNPADPPGTVWIGIAWGDDNAFTQRLFVPGTRRHVRQQTASILLTKTIEIIQQSNK, from the coding sequence ATGGCTGACCAATTGCTGCTCCAAAAACTGATTCAATTACTATCCGCCCGTCACCTCACCATCGCCGTGGCGGAGAGCTGCACCGGCGGGCTCGTCAGTAGCATGCTCACCGATGTAGCAGGAGTATCCAAGGTATATAAGGGCTCCATCGTGGCTTATCACAATGATATCAAAGAGCGAGTGCTCGGAGTCGACCGCCATGATCTCGACAAATACACCGCCGTCAGCCAACCCGTGGCAATGCAAATGGCACAAAATGTGAGGCTACTCATGAGTGCTGACATCGGACTGTCCACAACAGGCTACGCCGGACCATCTACCGACAACCCCGCCGACCCACCGGGCACCGTGTGGATCGGTATTGCATGGGGCGATGACAATGCCTTTACCCAAAGACTCTTTGTGCCCGGAACACGCCGGCATGTGAGGCAACAAACAGCAAGTATTCTTCTCACAAAGACGATAGAAATCATCCAGCAATCAAACAAATAA
- the tsaD gene encoding tRNA (adenosine(37)-N6)-threonylcarbamoyltransferase complex transferase subunit TsaD, producing MSHSNKTYILGIESSCDDTSASVICNHTLLSNVIASQSVHNAYGGVVPELASRAHQQNIIPVVSEAIKRAGIVASDLDAIAFTRGPGLLGSLLVGTSFAKGLSLSLGIPMMEVNHLHAHVLAHFIEEEGEEHCSPRFPFLCLLVSGGNSQIVLVKSPYEMQIIGQTIDDAAGEAFDKCAKVMGLGYPGGPIVNKLANEGNPHAFAFSKPHVPGYDYSFSGLKTSFLYTLRDHLKDNPHFVEQHKADLCASLQATVIDILMHKLRKAAKELGINEVAVAGGVSANTGLRDAFADHARRYRWNIYIPKFAYTTDNAAMVAMSGYFKYVQNDFCPIDAVPFARVTL from the coding sequence ATGTCTCACAGTAACAAAACTTATATACTCGGCATCGAAAGCTCGTGCGATGATACCTCCGCTTCAGTCATCTGTAACCACACTTTGCTGAGCAACGTCATCGCAAGCCAATCAGTTCACAACGCCTACGGCGGAGTTGTGCCCGAGCTTGCAAGCCGTGCTCATCAGCAGAATATTATCCCCGTCGTGAGCGAAGCCATCAAACGAGCCGGCATAGTAGCATCCGACCTCGACGCCATAGCCTTTACCCGTGGCCCCGGCCTATTGGGGTCGCTGCTCGTGGGCACCAGCTTTGCCAAAGGGCTATCACTTTCGCTGGGCATACCCATGATGGAGGTCAACCACTTACATGCCCACGTATTGGCCCATTTTATTGAAGAAGAGGGTGAGGAGCATTGCAGCCCCCGGTTCCCTTTCCTGTGTCTGCTCGTTTCGGGCGGCAATTCCCAGATCGTACTCGTCAAATCACCCTATGAAATGCAAATTATAGGACAAACCATAGACGATGCAGCCGGAGAAGCATTTGACAAATGCGCCAAAGTCATGGGACTCGGCTACCCCGGTGGCCCCATAGTAAACAAGCTTGCTAATGAGGGCAACCCCCACGCCTTTGCCTTCAGCAAACCTCATGTGCCGGGATATGACTACAGCTTCAGCGGACTCAAAACGTCGTTTCTCTACACCCTACGTGATCATCTCAAAGACAATCCCCACTTTGTGGAGCAGCATAAAGCCGACCTTTGCGCCTCATTGCAAGCTACCGTCATAGACATCTTGATGCACAAATTACGCAAGGCTGCCAAAGAACTTGGCATCAACGAAGTGGCTGTGGCAGGTGGCGTGTCAGCCAATACAGGGCTTAGAGACGCTTTTGCCGATCATGCCCGGCGATATCGCTGGAATATTTACATCCCCAAATTCGCCTACACCACCGACAATGCCGCCATGGTAGCCATGAGCGGTTACTTCAAATACGTCCAAAATGATTTTTGTCCTATCGATGCCGTGCCCTTTGCCCGTGTAACGCTATAA